The region tcccacacaaggtgcaggtgaacggcctctccccagtgtgaactcgctggtgtttcagcagggtggatgacccagcgaatcccttcccatacacagagcaggagaacggcctctctccagtgtgagtgcgttggtgtgtcagcagattaaatttgcttttaaacctcttctcacagtcagaacatttaaaaggtctctcatcggagtgaactcgctggtgtctcagcaggatgaatgaccgagtgaatctcatcccacacaaggtgcaggtgaacggcctctccccagtgtgaactcgctggtgtttcagcaggttggatgactgagtgaatctcttcgcACACGCGgtgcagatgaacggtctctccccagtgtgagtgcgttggtgtctcagcagttcaattttgcttttaaacctcttctcacagtcagaacacttaaaagatctctcatcagagtgaactcgctggtgtctcagcaggatgaaagactgagtgaatctcttcccacacaaggagcaggtgaacggcctctccccagtgtgggtgcgttggtgtatcagcagattaattttgcttttaaacctcatctcacagtcagaacatttaaaaggtctctcatcagagtgaactcgctggtgtgtcagcaggatggatgaccgagtgaatctcttcccacacaaggagcaggtgaacggcctctccccagtgtgaactcgctggtgtgtcagcaggatggacgactgagtgaatctcttcccacacacggtgcagatgaacggtctctccccagtgtgagtgcgttggtgtctcagcagttcaattttgcttttaaacctcttctcacagtcagaacatttaaaaggcctctccccagtgtgcactcgctggtgtgtcagaagctcagatgaccaagtgaatcccttcccacacacagagcagatgaacggtctctccccagtgtgagtgcgttggtgtgacagcagattacttttgctttgaaacctcttctcacagtcagaacatttaaaaggtctctcatcagagtgaagtcgctggtgtgtcagcagggtggatgaccgagtgtatcccttcccgcacacggagcaggtgaacggcctctccccagtgtgaactcgctggtgtgtcaggaggagggatgactgagtgaatcccttcccacacgcggagcaggtgaacggcctctcgccagtgtgaactcgctggtgtttcaggaggagggatgactgagtgaatcccttcccacacacggagcaggtgaacggcctctccccagtgtgactgtgttGATGAATTTCCAGcctggacgggtaattgaatcgcttcccacagtccccacatttccacggtttctccatggtctgggtgtccttgtgtctctccaggttgatgatcagttgaagcctcgtccacacacagaacacgtggacggtttctcccctctGTGAACGGTGcggtgttttttctggctgtgtaactggttaaagctctttccacagtcagtgcactggaacactctcactcgggtgtgtgtgtctcggtgcttttccactcacactgatgtctaAAAtcatctcccacagacagaacagacaaacatttctccttccacattcaaaggtcgatgatattcaggtcctgatgaatcgagtgactctgtcagatcttgacgtgatctttggtttgagtttccctctgcaaatcctcccctgcaaaagtagtttataaaagttatcactgtaattacaggatagaaattcagatcagataactttactttctatggaacattatttcctctctcattcctcaaagctgtaaatccccgtccctcacactctccctcctccctgtgctgaaatccaaatccatcgcatcatctttcagtggccctaaaccataagtgaaagggtgtgagagagagtgtgagagagtgagtgtgagagagtgtgagtgtgtgaaagagtgtgagagagtgtgagtacagcagtgggctgggtgtggagaatgaagtggggcaggtggagcatgtttcagtggggcagcagtgatcataatctcatttggtttagaacagttatggaaaaggacaatggacagtcaaatgtgaaaattcttaactggaggagggctaattccagtgagttaaaaagggatcttgtccaggtggattggaatcaaaaattgtcaggcagaacagtaattgaacagtgggaggccttcaaggaggagttggtttgggtgcagagtagacagattcccacgaggaggaaaggaacagcatccaaagctagagctccctggatgactaaaggtatagagatcaccatttctccttcatttacagacgccccctgaccgatcaccatttctccttcatttacagacgccccctgaccgatcaccatttctccttcattttcagacgctccctgaccgatcaccatttctccttcatttacagacactccctgaccgatcaccattcctccttcatttacagacgctccctgaccgatcaccatttctccttcatttacagacgctccctgaccgttcaccatttctccttcatttacagacgctccctgaccgatcaccatttctccttcatttacagacgttccctgaccgatcgccatttctccttcatttacagacgttccctgaccgatcgccatttctccttcatttacagacgctccctgaccgatcgccatttctccttcatttccagacgctccctgaccgatcgccatttctccttcatttacagacgctccctgaccgatccccatttccccttcatttcccggcgggtagtgagggggggataatgttcactgttttatattcgggtctggggccgcactcggggtttgtaaagcctgagcctgggcctgagcccggacccgggccccggggtttattgagcctcttgctccgatcctctgacctgcaccgaacgcgctcctcccgcagcctcgactggccgcgcatgctcaggacacactgaccgatatTAAGTCACaactgcgcctgcgcgctgggctccactgattcagatggggcacaatctgaaccgcgctgcatgctgggtgctgcagccgccattgatgatcttaatatcaggccgaaaaacaaaaacattggaagcagataattcaagtgtttaatttattttctaaataattcaatcgttcaattcatttcataaataattgaatagttcaattcattaaataatcaattgtttaatttattacatgaacaattagtttaatttatcatagaaataattcaatagtttaattcattatataaatattccttcatttaatttattatataaagaattcaatatttagttgaattatttatataataaattaaacacgagaCTTCTTTATGTAATAAAGTCAACAATTGATTATGTGTAAtgaacctttgaattatttatataataaatgaaacacttgattatttatataataaatgaaacacttgattatttatataataaatgaaacacttgattatttatataataaatgaaacacttgattatttatataataaatgaaacacttgattatttatataataaatgaaacacttgattatttatataataaatgaaacacttgattatttatataataaatgaaacacttgattatttatataataaatgaaacacttgattatttatataataaatgaaacacttgattatttatataataaatgaaacacttgattatttatataataaatgaaacacttgattatttat is a window of Heptranchias perlo isolate sHepPer1 unplaced genomic scaffold, sHepPer1.hap1 HAP1_SCAFFOLD_509, whole genome shotgun sequence DNA encoding:
- the LOC137314443 gene encoding zinc finger protein 271-like, translated to MEKPWKCGDCGKRFNYPSRLEIHQHSHTGERPFTCSVCGKGFTQSSLLLKHQRVHTGERPFTCSACGKGFTQSSLLLTHQRVHTGERPFTCSVCGKGYTRSSTLLTHQRLHSDERPFKCSDCEKRFQSKSNLLSHQRTHTGERPFICSVCGKGFTWSSELLTHQRVHTGERPFKCSDCEKRFKSKIELLRHQRTHTGERPFICTVCGKRFTQSSILLTHQRVHTGERPFTCSLCGKRFTRSSILLTHQRVHSDERPFKCSDCEMRFKSKINLLIHQRTHTGERPFTCSLCGKRFTQSFILLRHQRVHSDERSFKCSDCEKRFKSKIELLRHQRTHTGERPFICTACAKRFTQSSNLLKHQRVHTGERPFTCTLCGMRFTRSFILLRHQRVHSDERPFKCSDCEKRFKSKFNLLTHQRTHTGERPFSCSVYGKGFAGSSTLLKHQRVHTGERPFTCTLCGMRFTRPSNLLRHQRVHSDERPFKCSDCEKRYKSKFNLLTHQRTHTGEGPFTCSVCGKGFTWSSSLLKHHRVHTERPLNVLTVGRDLKSETNC